A genomic region of Glycine max cultivar Williams 82 chromosome 15, Glycine_max_v4.0, whole genome shotgun sequence contains the following coding sequences:
- the LOC100792574 gene encoding zinc finger CCCH domain-containing protein 30 — translation MCGGPEKSKSLSTPSSSAVEGSTNGKDMNKLTVHAADSFSCLLELASNNDFEDFKLALVRDVSLISEVGLWYVRQIGSKQIVLEHRTPLMVAAMYGSIDVLKLILSCPETDVNFSCGTDKSTALHCAASGGSVNAVDIVKLLLSAGADISCVDANGNRPVDVIVVPPKLEGLKATLEDLLSDTASDGSIGECFIPISGNSSCSDSAAHLSPPENGLPSSPMASKFTDAAVNSVSEKKEYPIDPSLPDIKNSIYATDEFRMFSFKVRPCSRAYSHDWTECPFVHPGENARRRDPRKFHYSCVPCPDFRKGACRRGDMCEYAHGVFECWLHPAQYRTRLCKDGTSCNRRVCFFAHTAEELRPLYVSTGSAVPSPRSSASTPNVMDMAAAMSLFPGSPSSISSMSPSPFAQPMSPSTSGISHSSNAWPQPNVPALHLPGSNIQTSRLRSSLSARDMPPEDLDVLQDFDGQQHLLNDLGCFSQPHPGGISVSRSGRSKTLTPSNLDELFSAEISSSPRYSDPAVASVFSPTHKSAIMNQFQQLQSSLSPINTSVLSPRNVEHPLFQASFGVSSPGRMSPRSMEPISPMSSRLSFAQREKQHQQLRSLSSRDLGANIPVSMVGSPVNSWSNWGSPHGNGKVDWSVNGNELGRLHRSSSFELGNNGEEPDLSWVQSLVKESPSEIKELGGSGPVAFADGPSSNPQVESVDHSVLGAWLEQMQLDQLVV, via the coding sequence ATGTGCGGTGGTCCAGAGAAATCAAAGTCTCTTTCAACTCCATCTTCATCTGCGGTAGAAGGTTCAACTAACGGCAAAGACATGAACAAATTAACAGTTCATGCTGCAGATTCTTTTTCCTGCTTACTCGAGCTTGCTtctaacaatgattttgaaGATTTTAAGCTAGCTTTAGTTAGGGATGTTTCTCTAATAAGTGAAGTTGGCCTCTGGTATGTTCGCCAGATTGGGTCCAAACAAATTGTTCTTGAGCACCGAACTCCTTTAATGGTTGCTGCTATGTATGGGAGTATAGATGTTCTAAAACTTATACTCTCATGTCCGGAGACTGATGTCAATTTCTCCTGCGGGACAGATAAAAGCACTGCCCTTCACTGTGCTGCATCGGGTGGTTCTGTTAATGCAGTTGATATTGTCAAATTGCTCTTATCAGCCGGTGCTGATATCAGTTGTGTGGATGCTAATGGAAATCGTCCAGTTGATGTTATTGTTGTTCCTCCTAAGCTTGAAGGTCTGAAAGCAACCCTTGAAGATCTACTTTCAGATACTGCTTCTGATGGGTCTATTGGTGAGTGTTTTATTCCAATATCAGGTAATTCATCATGTTCTGATTCAGCTGCTCATTTATCACCACCTGAAAATGGGTTGCCATCCTCTCCTATGGCATCAAAGTTTACTGATGCAGCTGTTAATTCTGTTTCTGAGAAGAAAGAATATCCAATTGATCCATCACTTCCTGATATAAAGAACAGCATTTATGCAACAGATGAGTTTCGCATGTTTTCATTCAAGGTGCGACCTTGTTCCCGGGCATACTCTCATGATTGGACTGAGTGTCCTTTTGTTCACCCTGGAGAGAATGCTCGTAGGAGAGACCCCCGAAAGTTCCATTACAGCTGTGTGCCATGCCCTGATTTTAGAAAGGGGGCCTGTAGGCGTGGGGACATGTGTGAATATGCTCACGGAGTATTTGAGTGCTGGCTACACCCAGCTCAATATCGGACAAGGCTGTGCAAAGATGGTACTAGTTGCAATAGAAGGGTATGTTTTTTTGCTCACACCGCAGAAGAGCTGCGTCCATTATATGTGTCCACTGGATCTGCTGTTCCCTCGCCTCGCTCATCTGCCTCTACTCCAAATGTCATGGACATGGCTGCTGCAATGAGCCTCTTTCCTGGTTCGCCGTCATCAATTTCTTCCATGTCTCCATCTCCCTTTGCACAGCCAATGTCTCCATCCACAAGTGGCATTTCTCATTCATCTAATGCTTGGCCACAGCCAAATGTTCCAGCTCTTCATTTACCAGGAAGCAATATTCAAACTAGCCGATTGAGATCTTCTCTTAGTGCTCGTGACATGCCACCTGAAGACTTGGATGTGTTGCAAGATTTTGATGGCCAGCAACACCTTTTGAATGACTTAGGCTGTTTCTCGCAGCCCCATCCTGGTGGCATTTCAGTGAGTCGATCTGGTCGGTCCAAGACACTAACTCCATCAAATCTTGATGAACTATTTTCTGCTGAGATTTCTTCATCTCCCCGGTATTCTGACCCAGCAGTGGCTTCTGTATTTTCCCCAACACACAAATCGGCTATTATGAATCAGTTTCAACAGCTTCAAAGTTCATTATCACCCATAAATACAAGTGTCTTGTCTCCTAGGAATGTTGAGCATCCTCTATTCCAGGCTTCATTTGGTGTCTCTTCTCCTGGAAGGATGTCACCAAGAAGTATGGAGCCAATCTCTCCAATGAGCTCTCGATTATCATTTGCTCAGCGTGAGAAACAGCACCAACAGCTGCGAAGCCTTAGTTCAAGGGACCTTGGTGCCAACATTCCTGTCTCAATGGTTGGGTCCCCAGTTAACTCCTGGTCTAATTGGGGTTCTCCTCATGGCAATGGAAAAGTAGATTGGTCAGTAAATGGAAATGAGCTAGGTCGATTGCACAGGTCATCATCGTTTGAGCTTGGAAACAATGGGGAGGAGCCTGATCTATCCTGGGTTCAATCCCTTGTCAAGGAATCTCCATCTGAGATAAAAGAGTTGGGAGGTTCTGGCCCTGTTGCATTTGCTGATGGACCGAGTTCAAATCCTCAAGTTGAGTCTGTTGATCATTCCGTTCTAGGAGCCTGGCTTGAGCAAATGCAGCTGGATCAGCTTGTAGTCTAA